The DNA segment CACGTGCGCGCGCGCAGTCGCAGTTATACCTCCGATATTAACAGACGTGTATTAAGTTAAAAGAAATGGCGGGTAAATCGAATGGTGTTGATACGTCGGATTGGTCTCGAACTCCACCCACTTCAGGGCCCCTATGGGAGAGGGTTTGTAAGGCAATTTACAATCCAGAAGACAAAAGCTTTTTGGGCCGGACTCCGAAACGCTGgggtgagttttttttttaaattaaaacctgTTCGAATGTTTTGATTGACAGCTATCTGCTACCCACATTTGGGAACACAATTGATGCCTGGCATTTTTCATTCGGGTTGAATGTAAGAAacgtgtaataaaaaattatgttaagcgtttttaaggctttacgtgttaaaattaatacattaatatatgttatttctCATTTActttcttcttatttattaagaaaaaatattttattatgacagAAAACATTgccaaacaaaatatatcttaataagTTTAGCGGTTTAAGCGTACAAGGGTAAGCAGgttttatgattaataatagatatttacGGATAGGTAAATATTATGGATTACATTTAGaccttataaatatatcgacGGCAGCAAAGAACAATCGGTCAATACAAAATCACTAGTTTTCAGGAGAACGTTTTTAGTGCAATAACGGTATAACATCAACAATATCAAAGATATCTTCAAAtagttaattgttataatataatcaattatttagatataataaaattattgagttgattatcaataattttattatttttcaaaatgtgGAAGATGTCTCTAATTCGGtcgaaataacaaaaaaacggAGTCAACCGTCATATATTCGTTTCTCCTTGGGAccagataattatttattaatgagaTTTTATTGGcaatatacagtcaaaaccgtttacgacgacagtTTCGAAGAACATActggttatattgaccaaaaacAAAGATCCAGGCGGGTAAAAGTATTAGGTGCTTAATAATAACGTCATTGGCTCTTACGACTATCAGTAGTCGCAAAATACTACCAGAACCTTTTATAGgactaaattttataaaacaatcaaTTAACTGATATCTTTGTCTATAACAGCTGACGCGCCCGAATCAATCGAAACACACAAGGACAACTGTATATGTCAGTTTctacaaagtatttttttaacagtgtaaatgattttttttacattattattttttctattacgTGAATAACGTATAAAAAGTACGCATGTAACGTATGTGATAAAATTGgagtaaaaaacaatttttcgagaaagaaaaatatcacAAGATTCGATGCTCTATTTAGTGAGAAAATCATTCACCAAGAACACTCTTAAAGATCTataaatgttacattagaCCAGTATTAGAGTATGTCCACAGCATTTGGGATCCTTATTTCATAAAGGATATTAGTACCTATGCTTGAAAGGGTTCAAAGAAAAGCCACGAAAATGATTAAATCACCCAGAAACAAATCTTATAAGGAGCGTCTAAAAGCACTCGACCTTACTGATTTATAAAGTAGGCGATTAAGAGGAAATCTCATTGAAACCGATAAAATCTTCCAGGAATTGAgaagctttttattttaagtgaaaataCACATTTGAGGGGTAGTTCTTTAAACTGAAGATCACttaatataacacaaattccCTAAAAAACTTTCTTCCAAACCGAGTAGTGGCCGACTGGAATAGGCTTTCGGGATGTGTAATTAATGCACCGTCTCTgaactcttttaaaaataggttgGCTTCTCCAAATCTCCAAATACGCGCGCATCAGCTTATTAAGTTTCTAGtgtgtttatatacataataacgataataagATAAAGCAAAGAATTCTGCAAAAAACAGGTTTGGCAAATTTGGCAAAAATGCAGATGTCATTTTGTTCTTTGCTGCCGtcgatatataatattgatgaATTCGAAcgcgtttatattttatatatattagcatGCAGTAATGTATAAACTTgataactaattaatattcatataaaattaaacattaaaatcttACTACGATacacaataaatgttattgatATGTATTATGTGCAATAAGATATGAATACATTACTGTGCTACACTCAACGAATCCttaccatttttatatttacgacaTTCTCCAGAACtgttttatacaaacaaaaattctataatatttttaaaatctaatttcgTCTAATCTAATTCTTGTGAATATTTAATCTGTAGACACATTGATTGTTACGACTACGTGTATtaacacattatttaataGCTATTTgggtattaaaatattaacgtaACGCCGTATTTAACGCGTTCAAAggtcattaattaaaattacaattgacTGCAAAGGTAAATGGAACggggttttatttattatggtaCACGCTATACGTATATCTGCTGTACTCtatatactgtatattgtATAACTTTCAAAAAACCGATTCcgacgtttttgtatgcaacTTCGGTATGGTTCTTTAAGTATCCGTATGTTGCTTTGGGATCCAAACCCATGAGATCGCGTGGAATAAAAATCGTCGGTATtactattggaagttacagagtaaggACCCTCGTTCTCGAACCAGGTCCTAGGTTCGGACCAGGACCTTTTGTCAAATTTACTACCTACTACTTGCTATTGTATATCAAATAATTGATAAAGGTTCGATTGAAATAAGATGATTTAgcatacttatatattttgttttgaagtCGTTGATGCATATGTCTACGCCATTGAACCTAtagatagttttttttgtcaCATACGAAAGCATCTTCTTAACCAAATATGTTCACGCAGGATATTGTACATCcaaattatttagtatattatacttttaagagctaattaatataatttgccCTGCGGTTGTTAATTTGGTCTTAGCGAGATGTTATATAGCCTTCCTCCTTCTGTACATTACACACAAAAGTAGTAGTCGACTCGATCCAGTAGGTCTCGAGATTAACAGGTTTAAGCAAACACCAGAAcatcacaatatatatatatatatatatatatatatatatatatgataattcTTGTTAAACTAAGAGTGTCCTGCAAAAAGTGGATAAAAAGTggtttatatgtaatgtagTACCTACTTCTTAggttaatataagtattatctatttttgattattaattataaggcAAATATGAGAATGGAATATAAATGATAGAATCTATGGCAACTATCTTCGTAACGTTGGCAAGCTCTCCCGTAACAACTTTAATGTGATAAATGCATctacaatttattacaatattgctAAATTCATCTCTCTAAATCCATTATAGAGATCATAATATCTTACCTATTGgaatttatgtaatttctCAATAATAACACAATGCTTCGTGACAAAACTAATTGCATATGCATAGAATCCGTGCGGTATGAACAATTGTTTATCAAAACATCGTCTCATATTTGTTGTAATGTGATACTAATCGGTTCTGTGAAATTCAGTATAATATCTATCTaggtatattatacatattgtcTATGGTTTTATAATAGAGCGTAACAGTATAAGTATAACAGACTTCttcataaatactaataagcgaatacatattttgacagaaagagGCGTAGAACTCTTCAGTAAAGTAGTGTAACTATTAAAGTATCTGTCTCTTACActgtatgtaattttaattctaatttattgCCAAAAATACAATCTCTCCTTAGAAAATACCTCTAATCCTCCTAATATCTAATATAAACGTGagaattttgttaatatagttttactgTAAAAGCATTTGCTAACTAGGTACGTATGCAATCTATGTTAATCAGTTCATGAAAATTGTTATTTGCGAAAGCAAATATACAAGTCActatgaataaatatgtatattatttgaatgttTAACATGAATTTTTCACGAGTCAGACTAACCTTATGATCGttgaaaaacaattaaaatcatgtataaaaatctcggttaataataacttattaagACAAATAGTCAATGGCACAATCACCAATGGGACTGTAACAATGTAACAAATCTTcggcattatataaataagcaaataattatgaaattacttACCTACCAAACTTAACTTAAAACTAACTTGTTTAAATACTTTGGAACACATAAAGCCTGGAATGTATGTTCTTATGATTTGATGccagtaaattatattattgttttatatataaaagatccaAAGTAAgttcatttgttaataaattataagatcGTATTTGCCTCACGCCACACTGCAGTCactctatatttttatgaagaaGTAGTACTCGGAACTAAACATTTATTCTAGACTACAAGAAATATTCTAATATTCAGTAAACcacatgaaatattaataagcgGTAAGCTGCTACAAAACGCAGgctgaatattaaatatttgaataccGCTTGTAGGTGTCATTTATAGGAACACAGATGTATTAATTTGTTGTGTACAAAATTTCTATTGGTCTGGTTTACTGTAATACACGGTAGTTGACATTGGTGCGTTTAGTAACTGAGACCAAAATTTCCTACAGGCAATGCAATCTAAGAATAATGGCACACGTGTTATGTTAATtcaattaacaataacaaaggCGAGATGGCTGATAATGACCTCAGGTGTCTATCTTAGAAATTTCGGCACCTGGAAAGGTTAGTTTTGTTAGctgattataaaaacaattacgtTTAAGTATGTTGTTGATGTTtaaataggaaaatatttcTTCGTAATAGAGTATGGATGTTGCGTTATAAAGAATGTATGGGTTTGTGTAAAtccaaacaaatttaactcATTTTTACGTTATAGAGGTTTTGGTTATAACGAATGTCGTTATAAAGAGGTTAcactgtataaaatattaataacaattatttgaaatCATAATACTTCTAAGATCACGCGCTAAGCGCATCCAAGAACATAATCGACCAAGTTATGAAAGTAAATACGATAAATTTTCTCTACACGAACTAGTGCTGTTGTTATGATGTAAACATCTGCATTTATTTGCTTTATTTCCGACCCACCTtagaataatgttattatatttgtatttgctATTCATATCAGTTTAAACACACTTATCGTGGCTTTGcacttaaataaacatttacacatatttattcatataaatgaatatgatTGTACATAGatagatataattatactatCTATGCGTATCGTCTTGAAAACAAGCCTTATTAGaacattgtttaaaaacaactaTATACACGTTCCACAAATCTTAGCTTCTTTATCGCATCTATCTAggaatattatcaaatatcaTATTCTTTCATTCGGACCAAAAAGAGTAACAAAgagagtattttttataattctcgAAAATGtgaaatatcacaaaaatgtCAGaacgtttataaaaatacggATTATTATGCGACGCGCCGGTTTAACACAAAATGGTCACATTTCCACCGAGTCGACATTCACtacaatacttttataatacataaaaacaaaattcactacttgaaataattactaggtaaaaaaaatacagattagATAATTCAAATCAATTAGTATTTGATTCGGACCATATGATTGAAGTATACAGACTGCAGCGACTATGTTTACCCTTCCTCttgaataatgaaataatagatTTAAGTGCAGACCgcaaatgattattttttatactataatGACTTATTTGGTCGTATTATCAGGTAAATGCCTCCGTAACGTCGGCTTTTAAGTGTAATTAGTTTATGAAGTTGATTGAATTGCgtagaaaaaatgtttcagaaGGCTGtatgaattatttgtttagGAAAACCTTTGCAGTAAATAGCCAACGACTGACGCACTGTTAGTTACTATATCGTACTTAATGCGAATAtgagataaatatatattttaaataaaatagggggcaaacgggcaggaggcttacctgatgttaagtgatactgcccagtgacactctcaatgccagagggctcgcgagtgcgttgccggcgttttaagaatttgtacgctcttttcttttgAAGACAGAGACATTTGAGTGTTTTTACCTTATATTCTGTCGTATGTTTTAaacgaatttaatatttatgtatatttattaattaagtatattatataaacaatgttttatcCTATCACAGTTATAAAATTCCacattaattaatcattaaattaaccCTTATTATCAGTTATAAAGTTTACTTGTATTGTAAGTAAATATGAACTGTTGGCCGATTTGATTTCCAATTCTATTGTCACATAAGGCAAAAATgaatatatctaaataatttatgccccaattataaaaaatatacatttaaattggcCTTATACAAGAAAACTAAATGTTGTAACTGTTTATTAGTCTTATTCACTAGGAGGGGTATGATGATCCTCTATAAGTAATCATTGAATATCTGTGTAAGTaaagtcaaatcgacaattTCGTTTGGCCTACATTTTATCTGTATCATTGGAGGCACTTTGGGTAATGATTATTACTTTCGGTTTTTTATTCACTATTACTACTACATTAGAAGTGAGTTCGTGTAATTTTCGCGCCTGATATTCTATAGTCATTAGATTTTTCGTAAGGGCACAGTATCCAAGTAGCAACGGTTGAAATATGTGACCCTCATTACTCTTGAATAACTATTGACTATCCAATTACCATATGAATAGTCCCCATTGGTCGCTCCTTTGCACGTTCAAGGACATACATTGTGGTCTCCTGAATGACAAGGTAGGGTTATACAATAGGCTCGAGTCCCAGcgaaaactattattataaactatgtGCGATCtcttttacattttaagtttgtttaaatttataaacacacttaaaatgtttatgatataataaGCATGTTTTTTGTACCAATACTTTTCAAAGATATACAGTAACATTACTGTATTtaggtgtttttttatttctcttaGCGAGAATACCATGAGTATTTATAGGTGTCAATTCTATAATTTCGAATCGGCAACAAAGACATTGGACAGTTGTCCACCCCAGGATATCCGCACCAGTCTGGGTGGAACACGGACGGAGCTTATTAACGCCGAGGATAATTACAGTTACTCACAGTCCTCGCATCAAAGTCCTCATTTCTATTCCCGGCGACATATATCTGCCCTATGCCTAGCGACTGACAGGTCTTTATACAAACTATAATACACGTATGTCTTAGTagatcataaaatatttatttctcatagATTTCACCACTTTGGTACTCTGTTATGGAAAAACGAGaaagtactttaaaaatttatattaataaaataatttttatcgaAATTATTCTTACGAGTTATTACTTTGCCAGGTCATTGTAACAATAACGATatgttacttttataatttatttaatatctttatttacattatatgttTACAAATATAGAACAGATATTAATTATGTCAGTTGCCATCATATGTCTCAAAGAGAGCAACTTCTATAaactcatttaattaaaaattaaacttataatttaattgcaaaGTGTCGACACTTTGTTCTACATGTCTAGATTATATCTAAATTCTAAGTAACTTATAAAGTCACCCACTTATACGAGTACTTAGGTACGAGAGTAAAGTGTCTTTATTACGCTAAGTtgcacaatttgacagaaaggaCGTTCTTGTCCTTCGTATGGCTAGGGCtacacacattaaaaaaatattgtcaaaatGTCATTCCACGCGGCAGTAGCGgaatctatattattataaattatattaaaaaatatttctcacagaaataaaaaaaaacttactatttggaaataatgttatatgcAACTTCCTATTTCTATACTACATACATGCATAAAAGTTAAACGAATGTTATGCGAACAACGTTCGTCAAAGTATTTCgagtgttattattaattaaaaccgaatttttaaattgtcttgtgtacaaaaagttttaaaattcttataaattatacgaATAGGAACCATTACTAGCGTTATCGCTTGCTTGTTCCCGAAGAGATTGATTGACTTGACGAGTGCGATGCTGAAGGTCGGGAGGAAGCaagcaatattattatttcgtcgATAATTGGGACCAAATAATTTCTCGACACCCGTGTCTGGCCATCGTTAATCAAATTcgtatagaaataattgaacgGCTtgatgttttcatttaattttagcaGCCTTCTGCTTAAAGTTGTGACGAAAAAATGAAGCATGGAGGCATTTATACTATACATTCCTCGCTATGGCTGCGTAGCGAATTTTCTTCTAACCGTTTCAGATATTACACTGAAATATCACAAACTATATAGTGTATAACGTACGTTCCGTATGACAGTATTTGTGACGTAACGAGTCTGAATGTACCGGTACTGTACTGAAATAGCTCGCGGACGCAATAGTtcactgtaaataaatagccGCAGGAATTGACCTGGATAAATGGAAATTTTAGGACTTTTTAGAAGGGAGGGAAAGCAATATCTTTAACAATTAGTATGATTATGATTTGATTGTGTTGATTTAAAGATAAACTATGCCCTTTTTAAGTAGATCCAACTAACTATACTATTATTAGTttacaatgtatataaaactaaaattaaacagaTGGTTACAAATTCCCACTCAGatcttcaatattttgtaatatatccAAAATAGTGGAGTTCAAAATATTCGATGTTCAATGTCTAATTATAAACACCAAAATGACatcaatttattacataaaagtcAAAgtgaaaaatcatttattcatatacgtaacacaatgtacacttatgaaagtcaataaaaaagaaatatacattaaatgcttctaattttacattttctgccagttctcaaatcaaggacgtagaacggaagagaagaactggcaataaactctccgccactctttttaatcgccaagttttttttgtattacacaacgtttgcaaccataacaccatgttccacatgacatcagccggacataaattcattataaaaatataactttcatATTTATCAAAGAAAATGTTATCGTGGGTTCTAATGCCTAAACATACATCAAAATGACTTGTGCTTATACCATTTTCCTGGcgatatgaaaatatgtttctaTTTCTCTTTTATGATGGGTAATTTTTTTGGAAAATCTGCCCCTAAGGTCCCTTAAATAGTATATGGTGTATAACTTTTAAGTTAGTTTTGTATAAACAATCTAACTTTTCAGGAATCGCGTTGGTTTTTTACCTGATCTTCTACGCAGTGTTGGCAGCCATGTTTGCAGCGTGTATGGGAGTGTTGCTTATGCTCATAGATGACAAAAGGCCTATGTACACTCTCGAGAGCTCATTAATAGGTATGTTATTAATGCATTATTCACTTGACTacgttataatagattttattatcttcgttacaaaaaaataatattatatatataatacattttcggGGTAAATGTATCATGCACTAGTtcggttttttttatgatatgaggatatgtttaaaataaaactcttaGTTTGAAGATGTGTAACAACTGGCTTTGATGGTTTAAAACGTGACATGAAACATCTAACATGAAAGTAAGGGCGTGGGTTTGCGATagtaacaaaaactaatttgGCTCATGTAAGGTTATTAAATCTAAGTGATACTTCAGTACAAGTGAAATCGACAtttttggacattatcggaaacaagaataattgtattttaatatatgagGCTCCATGTTGTATCGACTTGAGTTTTTGATGCCATATGCGCGATGATGGTTTGCGCTTctaatttttactataatatatatatgtaacttaactaatgtaagGTTAGATAACTTCTCCCTCAGAGAGAAGCACGTTGAAGATGCTCCTGCGTGGATCTTCGGTGTTTCCAGTAATAAAGTGTAGGAATGGCTCCTCTTCAGACATGTTTACTAGGTCGAATGCTAGCCAGCTCGATTTAGTTGTGGGTCAATATTGATTACGCTATAGCAACGATACAAATGACATTAACATACATTAGAATCAATCtaagataaatttatacacattttattatactagttattaataatactcatatataagatatttagGATATTGTACAAGCCTTGGAAGTAACAGATTGTAAGCTTAATGTAAAGTATATGACCCACTTTTAGGAATCACTTCCACTGCCTATGACTACgatacatattacattacagacatatattatatataaatataagataaaaGCGATAAGattaaacatacatttcaTGAAGTTATTAAGAATACACATATATAAGATAAAGCACAGGCTTTGAAAGTTATATTTCTCAAAGAAATATGACCTGATTTTATGAATCACTTGCACTGCACTGAATTATTAAGGATACGCATAGGACAGGCTTTGGGAGAAGAAAGAAGGAAGAAGAAGACAAATTGCTTATTTCAAAAGTTTGAACCGATTTTAGGAATTAATTGCACTGACCTATTAGCGTAACCGAGTTGCACCCACTTTCACTGAATTGTCTTCTTATGTGAAAACAAAGCTTCGTCCATCACCTTACTCCATTCTTTGATCGCGACTCGGTATTCCCATTCCATTTTAGAAATAGGTCACcgatatttctatattattccACGGCCCCTAATTTTAAGAAGACTTGTAGTGATAATATATAGACGCGATGCGCTATGTAACAGCTGACTTgtatggtttaaaatatgagcgTATAACTAACACAGAATTAAGGGTAGAGGGGTTGCGacgctaacaaaaacaaacttggcttatctaagggttcataaatctaaatgacacttatgttTTTGGATATtgtcggaaacgagaatgttaaaatacaatttatcagtgtggtaaaaactaaagcaAGATCAAAATTCAAGacattggcttcaagtgtgagatgattgtttacatttggtttacgcttctacatatttaaatgtaatttaaactaaacttaCATAACTCCCGGCAATTGTTATTTTGCCATATAAACATTGTTACAGTACTAATATCGCTATTAAAAAAGGGGGTTAGTAGAAGGAGGATGAAATGTAAGGTTATATGGATATGAATACAACTACAAAAAAGGtgccaaaatatataaatatgtgtatataaacaaacaatttcatAAAAGTCGGTCAAGCCGTTTTGGAGCAGATTGGTTAGGAACACTATGACACGAGAATTTCCTATTGACGGGAGTGACAAATATTGCGGTGCTAAATTGTTTTGCTTTTTCTTGTACTAATGCGAATcagaatgaaaaaaatataattgtcaaATACTCCGACTAACACAGGAaaagctaaaaataaatttaattgtgaaTTCCAGGAGCGAATCCGGGAGTTGCGTCCAGACCGGCCGTGGACGGTTCCTTCCTCTTAGACAATACTAACACAAGCAGTTATGACATCTACGTCGATgaactgaaatatttctttaggggttagtataattttatgtttaatgtgAGGCTTACTTTTTAATCCGATTGCttctaaaaaaatcaagattttaaaatatctaattattttttagtgacTATACAACCTATACCacctaatgttatttttaattatgttctaaTTATCCATTTATATCAAACCCGCCAAAATGCATCTCTAGGCAAATGGCGTCGCATCAGTCACTATAACGTACCATGTTTGTAAACACTACTAACGACAATtacttttatcttttttttatagtatattgtTACTTTTAACAAGTTCACATTAAAACGAAGTTtacacaaaacacacacaaagaCACAAATAGCACACAGACATTGCCGCTGGGCTATaaagaataatacaaaattattaacttacgGAGATTcctatttcaaataaattaagatctttttttaattttcagatTACGCCACCGAAAAGTGGTATTTATCGAGGAAGGGTTGCAAAGAGGAAGAAAGTTTCGGCTATCCCACATCACCATGCTTTTTCATTAAGTTAAATAGGGTAGGACATGCACagattttataatgatatattgAAGTATTGCAAGattttggttttaaattaGGTTGGGAGATTCATAAAAACTCAGTCGACTTGCTGTTTTAACTAATGTCAGCTGTCATCTGTCATCACAGTAATTACGTTAAgtcaatttgacagaaatagACGGAAAGAACTTAAGACATGAGTggaattgtatttatatactatgaATGGTGTTTAAGAAAATACCTTTGTACATCTGATTATTATCTCTCatctcttatttatttattatttacatttgacACACTAACAGTAAGCTGCCTGTTTTAGATTTACGGTTGGAAACCACAATACTATGTTGCGAAAAGTTTACCTACAGACATGCCTGATCACCTCTCGGAATACATTTCATCATTACCAGATATGGaggtaatacaattttaaatttattaggtccaaa comes from the Pieris brassicae chromosome 4, ilPieBrab1.1, whole genome shotgun sequence genome and includes:
- the LOC123708940 gene encoding sodium/potassium-transporting ATPase subunit beta-1-like; amino-acid sequence: MAGKSNGVDTSDWSRTPPTSGPLWERVCKAIYNPEDKSFLGRTPKRWGIALVFYLIFYAVLAAMFAACMGVLLMLIDDKRPMYTLESSLIGANPGVASRPAVDGSFLLDNTNTSSYDIYVDELKYFFRDYATEKWYLSRKGCKEEESFGYPTSPCFFIKLNRIYGWKPQYYVAKSLPTDMPDHLSEYISSLPDMEQQQIWISCVDEVSNATSIEYPWGRGLPGRFYPYQNEVGYISPVLAIKVTPPANTPTTIRCRIWAKNIIYNKSLKEPSGYTRIQLYVEDNTSLNSTNTDGAGIK